In Thermodesulfobacteriota bacterium, the genomic window GGATATAGAGCCTGTCCACAAAAAGGGGGACGAGGTCGACGCGATGGGTGGCGATGACCATGGTGATCTTCTTCTCCTGATTCAGCCTCATCAGAAGATGGATCATCTCGTGCTCTCCCATTGGATCGAGGCCGTCGGTCGGTTCGTCGAGAAGCAAGATCTCGTGGTCCATCGCTAAAAGGCCCGCAAGGCAGGCCCGCTTCTTCTGGCCGTAGCTGAGATGATGAATGGGTTTCCCCGCATAGTCCGCCAGGTCGACCGACCTCAAGGCCTCTTTCACGTGGGAGGCGATCTTCTCTTCACTCCATCCCATGTTGATCGGTCCGAAGGCCGCATCCTCGAAGACCGTTGCGCCAAAGAGCTGGTCGTCGGGATCCTGAAAGACGAGCCCCATCTTCCGGTAGATCTCCCTCGAGGGGAGGCGTCTCACCTCTTGGCCATCGAGCAAGACCTCCCCTTCGAAATCTTTCAACAACCCATCCAGCACCTTGAGGAGGGTGGTCTTTCCAGAGCCGTTGGCTCCCAAGAGGCCGATCACTTCTCCCTCGCGGATGTCGAGGTCCAGATCGGAAAGGGCGACGGTCCCGTCCGGATATCGAAAGCTTTTGATCCGGGCGGAGAGCCTTATCCGACGATCCATATCCCTCCCATGGCGATGAGGAAGAGGCCCGAGAAGAGGACCTCCGTAGGATTGAAAGATCTTCCCTTCCAAAGGGGGATATGACCATCATAACCTCGTTGAATCAGGGAGGAGGCGATCCGCTCGCTCTGTTCAAAGGCCTTGAGCACCAAGGCGCCCGACAGGGTGACAAAGGAACCGATGCTCCGGGCGAGACCACTGTAGCCGAGGCGAACCTTTTGGGATTGGTAGATAACCGCGGCATCCTCCAGCAGGACGAAGAGGTAACGGTAGGCAAAGATCGAAACCTCGATCAAACCTTTCGGGACCCTTAACCAGGAAAGACCCGCCAGAAGTTCTCCAAAGGAAGTCGAAAATCCTAATAGGCCCACAATGGAGACGGCCGAAAGAACCCTGCTCACGATCCTCAGCCCCTCCATCAGACC contains:
- a CDS encoding ATP-binding cassette domain-containing protein: MRLSARIKSFRYPDGTVALSDLDLDIREGEVIGLLGANGSGKTTLLKVLDGLLKDFEGEVLLDGQEVRRLPSREIYRKMGLVFQDPDDQLFGATVFEDAAFGPINMGWSEEKIASHVKEALRSVDLADYAGKPIHHLSYGQKKRACLAGLLAMDHEILLLDEPTDGLDPMGEHEMIHLLMRLNQEKKITMVIATHRVDLVPLFVDRLYILNQGRIVKEGRPEEVFTAPAEMERFDLRLPLIAELIYRLKNEDRLPFDRIPLTIGEARREILKLVGSGSA
- the cbiQ gene encoding cobalt ECF transporter T component CbiQ encodes the protein MERFAESFKRDHLLSRMDARVKLLVTLILLLMVISHRGFILPGLITLLCLVTILHMKIPFRAFLLRLSEPVLISFVIVILKCFFSGREPLFSIELIGFTLSGYRDGLMEGLRIVSRVLSAVSIVGLLGFSTSFGELLAGLSWLRVPKGLIEVSIFAYRYLFVLLEDAAVIYQSQKVRLGYSGLARSIGSFVTLSGALVLKAFEQSERIASSLIQRGYDGHIPLWKGRSFNPTEVLFSGLFLIAMGGIWIVG